In Halarcobacter bivalviorum, a genomic segment contains:
- a CDS encoding choline/ethanolamine kinase family protein — MIKRVKTQGLCNEVYKIEKNNKEFILRFFKKAHSVKIDRKQEFKIQTLAYKKNLASKPIYLDKDLKFMTCEFLAGKHKKSLSKKQIKILAKSLKKLHGIKYKKKPYSLKKEFLNYKNYLKDKKSKKLIKYSIDILKKNDKKKDFVLSHNDLNKENIIFNNRVFFIDWEFASKNNRFFDLATISIKFKLNRKDEKLLLSTYFSILEKKQKKKFKKFKIICKNYWKLWFKANF, encoded by the coding sequence ATGATAAAAAGAGTTAAAACCCAAGGGCTTTGTAATGAAGTTTATAAGATAGAAAAAAACAACAAAGAGTTTATATTAAGATTTTTTAAGAAAGCTCATTCAGTAAAAATAGATAGAAAACAAGAGTTTAAAATTCAAACTCTTGCTTATAAGAAAAATCTTGCTTCTAAACCTATTTATTTAGATAAAGATTTAAAATTTATGACTTGTGAATTTTTAGCTGGTAAGCATAAAAAAAGTTTATCAAAAAAACAAATAAAAATTTTAGCTAAGAGTTTAAAAAAACTTCATGGAATAAAATATAAAAAAAAGCCCTACTCTTTGAAAAAAGAGTTTTTAAATTACAAAAACTATTTGAAAGATAAAAAGAGTAAAAAACTGATAAAATATTCTATTGATATTCTTAAAAAAAATGATAAAAAAAAGGATTTTGTTTTATCTCACAATGACTTAAATAAAGAAAATATAATTTTTAATAATAGAGTATTTTTTATTGACTGGGAGTTTGCTTCAAAAAATAACAGATTTTTCGATTTAGCTACAATTTCTATAAAATTCAAGCTAAATAGAAAAGATGAAAAACTACTTTTAAGTACCTATTTTTCAATTCTTGAAAAAAAACAAAAGAAAAAATTCAAAAAATTCAAAATTATTTGTAAAAATTATTGGAAACTTTGGTTTAAAGCAAATTTTTAA
- the uvrC gene encoding excinuclease ABC subunit UvrC, translating to MNLEEKLKQLPNEAGVYQYFDKDGHLLYIGKAKVLKNRVKSYFKFTPSLQPAEKLGPRIYKMITEVVSLEWIVVPNEHEALILENSLIKQLKPKYNILLRDDKTYPYIMLDNSELFPRLEITRRVHKNNNIKYFGPYSTGARDMLDSIYEIVPLVQKKSCIKGKEACLFYQIKKCHAPCEGKISTAEYAKLVDEACEYIYNKNKLISKLSEKMMQYSDEFRFEDAMKLRDRIKSIEKSQIKSGIDLASNEDLDLFAIKAGTKKGVVVRMFIRDGKITSSSYDFIKLDFLEDNKDIDLNEAYQRAIVNYYDNEIPLLPKEILIAQEIEEKEEIEEFLKTRFNRNIKIINPKKDKKKALINIALNNCDELLRIESSKNQTTIYDELKELFNLQTLPYLIESFDNSHMMGQATVGAMVVWNEELNAFDKKQFRHYNLEAKDEYSQMREMLIRRVESFEKNPAPDLWIIDGGETLLKLAYDIVQSVGVNLDIIAIAKEKVDAKAHRAKGAAKDIVHYKDRSGEIRSLKLRTSDQRLQFIQRQRDEAHRFVINFHKKQKRKEDKQVSLLQIKGIGEAKVKKLLLYFGTFEKIKEASIEELKEVLNEKDAILLNNYFQNNQED from the coding sequence ATGAATTTAGAAGAGAAATTAAAGCAACTGCCAAACGAAGCAGGAGTTTATCAATATTTTGATAAAGATGGTCATTTACTCTATATAGGTAAAGCAAAAGTACTTAAAAACAGAGTTAAATCATATTTTAAATTTACTCCTTCTTTACAACCAGCAGAAAAGCTAGGTCCTAGAATTTATAAAATGATTACAGAGGTAGTCTCTTTAGAGTGGATTGTTGTACCAAATGAACATGAAGCTTTGATTTTAGAGAACTCTTTAATTAAACAATTAAAACCTAAATACAATATCTTACTTAGAGATGATAAAACCTACCCTTATATAATGCTTGATAATAGTGAACTTTTTCCTAGACTTGAAATAACAAGAAGAGTTCATAAAAACAATAATATTAAATATTTTGGTCCTTATTCAACAGGAGCAAGAGATATGCTTGATTCAATTTATGAGATAGTTCCTTTAGTACAGAAAAAATCATGTATTAAAGGAAAAGAAGCTTGTCTTTTCTATCAAATAAAAAAATGTCATGCACCTTGTGAAGGTAAGATTTCTACGGCAGAATATGCAAAGTTAGTTGATGAAGCTTGTGAATATATCTATAATAAAAATAAACTAATAAGTAAGCTAAGTGAAAAGATGATGCAATATTCAGATGAATTTAGATTTGAAGATGCTATGAAATTAAGAGATAGAATAAAATCAATTGAAAAATCTCAAATCAAATCAGGAATAGATTTAGCTTCAAACGAAGACTTAGACCTTTTTGCAATAAAAGCTGGTACAAAAAAAGGTGTAGTTGTAAGAATGTTTATAAGAGATGGGAAAATAACCTCTTCTTCTTATGATTTTATAAAATTAGACTTTTTAGAAGATAATAAAGATATTGACTTAAATGAAGCATATCAAAGAGCAATAGTAAATTATTATGATAATGAAATCCCCCTACTTCCAAAAGAGATTTTAATTGCACAAGAAATTGAAGAAAAAGAAGAGATTGAAGAGTTCTTAAAAACAAGATTTAATAGAAATATTAAAATCATAAACCCTAAAAAAGATAAGAAAAAAGCTTTAATAAATATTGCTTTAAATAACTGTGATGAACTTCTTAGAATTGAATCTTCAAAAAATCAAACAACTATTTATGATGAGTTAAAAGAGTTATTTAATCTACAAACTCTACCATATTTAATAGAGAGTTTTGATAACTCCCATATGATGGGTCAAGCAACTGTTGGAGCTATGGTTGTTTGGAATGAAGAGCTAAATGCCTTTGATAAAAAACAGTTTAGACACTATAACTTAGAAGCAAAAGATGAATACTCACAAATGAGAGAGATGCTAATAAGAAGAGTTGAAAGTTTTGAAAAAAATCCTGCTCCTGATTTATGGATAATTGATGGTGGAGAGACTCTATTAAAACTTGCCTATGATATTGTTCAATCTGTGGGAGTAAACTTAGATATTATAGCTATTGCAAAAGAGAAAGTAGATGCAAAAGCTCATAGAGCAAAAGGTGCAGCTAAAGATATTGTTCACTATAAAGATAGAAGTGGTGAAATTAGAAGTTTAAAACTACGAACAAGTGATCAAAGACTACAATTTATACAAAGACAAAGAGATGAAGCACATAGATTTGTTATAAACTTTCATAAAAAACAAAAAAGAAAAGAAGATAAACAAGTTTCACTTTTACAAATAAAAGGTATTGGTGAAGCAAAGGTTAAAAAGCTACTACTTTACTTTGGAACTTTTGAGAAAATAAAAGAGGCTTCAATAGAAGAATTAAAAGAAGTTCTAAATGAAAAAGATGCTATTTTACTAAATAATTATTTCCAGAATAATCAAGAGGATTAA
- a CDS encoding alanine racemase, protein MAKIVLNKENYFHNLKIISEQAGSKDKIAVVLKDNAYGHGLVEIASMAKEFGIKNAVVRTCEEAKKIETFFEQILILADTTFHTYSHSFHIVVNSLEQLEKVPENTNVHLKIDTGMHRNGISIETLEEAIHGTLRKNLNLTGVMTHFRSADILSCEFFWQKENFKRAKNITVNTCEKLFLPIPKFHSANSSALFRFKNYQEDLARVGIAQYGYLESDSIFDNPDLKPVMSLWAQRISSRKITKGQRVGYGGIFTAKEDMDVSTYDVGYGDGFLRLNGKKRYTTPKGYEILGRVSMDNCSINSKDEKVCIFDDVRQLAEIHDTITYEITTTLNPNIEKEII, encoded by the coding sequence TTGGCAAAAATCGTTTTAAATAAAGAAAATTATTTTCATAACTTAAAAATAATTTCTGAACAAGCAGGTTCAAAAGATAAAATCGCAGTGGTTTTAAAAGATAATGCCTATGGTCATGGACTTGTAGAAATTGCTTCAATGGCAAAAGAGTTTGGAATTAAAAATGCAGTTGTGAGAACATGTGAAGAAGCTAAAAAAATTGAGACATTTTTTGAGCAAATCTTAATCTTGGCTGATACTACTTTTCACACTTATTCACATTCTTTTCACATAGTTGTGAATAGCCTTGAACAACTTGAAAAAGTACCCGAAAATACGAATGTTCACTTAAAAATTGATACAGGAATGCATAGAAATGGAATTTCAATAGAAACTCTAGAAGAGGCTATTCATGGTACTTTAAGGAAAAATTTAAACTTGACAGGAGTAATGACTCACTTTAGAAGCGCAGATATTTTATCATGTGAATTCTTTTGGCAAAAAGAGAATTTCAAGCGCGCAAAAAACATAACTGTGAACACATGTGAAAAACTTTTTTTACCAATTCCGAAGTTTCATTCAGCTAACTCTTCAGCTTTATTTAGATTTAAGAATTACCAAGAAGATTTAGCTCGAGTTGGTATTGCACAATATGGTTATTTAGAGTCAGATTCTATCTTTGATAATCCAGATTTAAAACCTGTAATGTCTCTTTGGGCACAAAGAATTTCTAGTAGAAAAATAACGAAAGGTCAAAGAGTTGGTTATGGAGGAATTTTTACTGCAAAAGAAGATATGGATGTATCAACTTATGATGTTGGATATGGAGATGGCTTCTTAAGATTAAATGGTAAAAAAAGATATACTACTCCTAAAGGATATGAGATATTAGGAAGAGTATCAATGGATAATTGTTCTATTAACTCTAAAGATGAAAAAGTATGTATCTTTGATGATGTTAGACAATTAGCAGAGATTCATGATACAATAACTTATGAAATAACTACAACACTTAATCCAAATATAGAAAAAGAGATTATATAA
- a CDS encoding response regulator transcription factor, which produces MNMLFLEDDVIIRDGYRNYLKNYFNEIYETSRAEDALDIVGTKDIDFMIVDINLEEMDGLTFIKKIREKNLTCQIAILSAYDNKDFLIKAIPLNLVTYMVKPVKKEEFIKTVETVISRNTILNSITLENDYIWDKSLKRLTCDKKIIKLTKNEYILFEHFCNKEQLKFSLEDAFNEIYPNDFYNENKIRMIIKRLRQKTFNEIIVNDYNLGYKFNYKLS; this is translated from the coding sequence ATGAATATGCTTTTTCTAGAAGATGATGTAATTATTAGAGATGGTTATAGAAATTATCTAAAAAACTATTTTAATGAGATATATGAAACTAGTCGGGCAGAAGATGCTCTTGATATAGTTGGAACTAAAGATATTGATTTTATGATTGTAGATATAAATTTGGAAGAAATGGATGGTCTAACTTTCATAAAAAAAATTAGGGAAAAGAATTTAACTTGTCAAATAGCTATTTTAAGTGCTTATGATAATAAAGATTTTCTTATTAAAGCAATTCCACTTAATTTAGTAACATATATGGTTAAACCTGTAAAAAAAGAAGAGTTTATTAAAACAGTAGAGACTGTTATTTCAAGAAATACTATTTTAAACTCAATCACTTTAGAAAATGACTATATCTGGGATAAAAGTCTTAAAAGACTAACTTGTGATAAAAAGATTATAAAATTAACAAAAAATGAATATATTTTATTTGAACACTTCTGTAATAAAGAGCAATTAAAGTTCTCTTTAGAAGATGCTTTTAATGAAATTTATCCTAATGATTTTTATAATGAAAATAAAATTAGAATGATTATAAAAAGGCTAAGACAAAAAACTTTTAATGAAATTATAGTAAATGACTATAATCTTGGTTACAAATTCAATTATAAACTCTCATAA
- a CDS encoding cache domain-containing protein, translating to METSSKRIIFFIKYTPFVLNILFFIIIVQVVLYNINKNYKNEIALLSQTYFEENKNRIKYEVEKVYSILEEKKISSEDRLKKELKSRVYEAHSLATNIYKHEITPHNNSIHQKEHVFQTIKNALGGIIYNNGRGYFFIDDEKGTKLLQPLNKQLEGQNLSAYKDITGYKFVQKIIETINNKSESFDTYYWYKNDKDDKPFRKISFYKYFEPYNCIIGTGEYIDDFVDIEKEEFLNNLKMFSSSKKSYFFVIDYKNEKVYLNEEFSYDKNEIYSLNIGLINRIVEETKKGNSFIEYTPKIKEENTLNNLKISYVKDFSQWGWIIGTGFYINDLNEQLEQKKEFLLEKKEYMLKEFFFICAVMLLLTLLFSLYLSKLLTEKFTKYKNSLREKEKYLMQQSKMAAMGEMLSNIAHQWRQPLSVIRSIATGMKMQNDMNMLDKNSFDKNMELLNVSTEYLSQTIEDFRNFLKPNESKSFITYKLLEEKIDKILNLTLKNYDIKLTLDLSEELYLEEVDNILLQAMINIINNSKDAFLANEFSYKKYINIEIYEKDEKIIIQIADNAGGISEEIMDRIFEPYFTTKHQSVGTGIGLYIVREIVTKYLKGRVFVENSDMYIEAEGYQGVLFRIELPKKGE from the coding sequence ATGGAAACAAGCTCTAAGAGAATAATTTTTTTTATTAAATATACCCCTTTTGTTTTAAATATTCTGTTTTTTATCATAATTGTACAAGTGGTTCTTTACAATATCAATAAAAATTATAAAAATGAAATAGCTTTACTCTCTCAAACATATTTTGAAGAGAATAAAAATAGAATTAAATATGAGGTTGAAAAGGTTTATTCTATTTTAGAAGAGAAGAAAATAAGCTCAGAAGATAGGCTAAAAAAGGAGCTTAAAAGTAGAGTTTATGAAGCTCATTCTTTAGCAACAAATATTTATAAGCATGAGATTACTCCCCATAATAATAGTATTCATCAAAAAGAGCATGTCTTTCAAACTATTAAAAATGCATTAGGTGGTATTATTTATAACAATGGAAGAGGGTACTTTTTTATAGATGATGAAAAGGGAACAAAACTTCTTCAACCTTTAAATAAACAACTTGAAGGACAAAATCTATCAGCATACAAAGATATTACAGGATATAAGTTTGTACAAAAGATTATTGAAACAATAAACAATAAAAGTGAAAGTTTCGATACTTATTATTGGTATAAAAATGATAAAGATGATAAGCCTTTTAGAAAGATAAGTTTTTATAAATATTTTGAACCTTACAATTGTATTATCGGTACGGGCGAGTATATAGATGATTTTGTAGATATTGAAAAAGAAGAGTTTTTAAATAATCTAAAAATGTTTTCTTCTTCTAAAAAGAGTTACTTTTTTGTAATTGATTATAAAAATGAAAAAGTATATTTAAATGAAGAGTTTTCTTATGATAAGAATGAAATATATTCTTTAAATATTGGCTTGATAAATAGAATAGTAGAAGAGACAAAAAAAGGTAATAGTTTTATAGAATATACACCAAAAATCAAAGAAGAAAATACTTTAAACAATCTAAAAATATCTTATGTAAAAGATTTCTCTCAATGGGGTTGGATTATTGGTACAGGCTTTTATATCAATGATTTAAATGAGCAATTAGAACAGAAAAAAGAGTTTCTTCTTGAGAAAAAAGAGTATATGTTAAAAGAGTTTTTCTTTATTTGTGCAGTAATGCTTCTTTTAACTTTGTTATTCTCTTTATATCTTTCAAAACTTTTAACTGAAAAATTTACTAAATATAAAAATAGTTTAAGAGAAAAAGAAAAATATCTAATGCAACAAAGTAAAATGGCTGCAATGGGAGAGATGTTATCTAATATTGCTCACCAATGGAGACAACCTTTAAGTGTGATAAGATCTATTGCAACTGGTATGAAAATGCAAAATGATATGAATATGTTAGATAAAAATAGCTTTGATAAAAATATGGAACTTTTAAATGTTTCAACAGAATATTTATCACAAACAATTGAAGATTTTAGAAATTTTTTAAAACCAAATGAGAGTAAAAGTTTTATTACATATAAACTTTTAGAAGAAAAAATTGATAAGATTTTGAACTTAACACTAAAAAATTATGATATTAAATTAACTTTAGACTTAAGTGAAGAACTTTATTTAGAAGAGGTTGATAATATTTTACTGCAAGCAATGATAAATATTATAAACAACTCAAAAGATGCTTTTTTGGCAAATGAATTTTCATATAAAAAATATATAAATATTGAAATCTATGAAAAAGATGAGAAGATAATTATCCAAATAGCAGATAATGCAGGTGGAATTTCTGAAGAGATTATGGATAGAATTTTTGAACCATATTTCACAACAAAACATCAATCAGTAGGTACAGGAATAGGATTATATATTGTTAGAGAAATTGTTACAAAATATTTAAAAGGAAGAGTATTTGTAGAAAACTCTGATATGTATATAGAAGCAGAAGGTTATCAAGGAGTTTTATTTAGAATAGAACTTCCTAAAAAAGGTGAATAA
- a CDS encoding methyl-accepting chemotaxis protein encodes MTIKNKLIFLTMSVLAGFITLVLTETYKESKINTLNKAFLSIEEIKISELELRKSEKDFLQRNELKYVERFNKSYKELTQQNKEILVTLNDLGMETKNILSFIEISKKYNEIFQEIVKIDLVIGLDENSGLRKELRASVHKVQEDVKSSNDYIMLTSILELRKDEKDFFLRKDLKYVKNFEKNINKLISNSSNEEYKKNLLNYKNSFLKVVNFEEQKGLTVHDGLLENLRKTIHSTETVLETLHDTIVAETEEKSSFFNTLTIIIILLNILVIISISYFISKDIIKSLKTFQEGLLSFFAYLNRENDEIIHLNDTKNDEFSQMAKVVNKNIEKAKHNIEEDKKLIEETILVLSEFENGDLSQRLKTTVSNPALLELKEVLNKMAEKLELNIANILKVLDHYSNYNYLSKIDENSLKEHLLKLATGVNNLGDSITSMLIENKANGLTLEKSSNILLRNVDKLNRSSTDAASSLEETAAALEEITSTIRNNSESISKMSSLSTDVKASASQGINLANKTAQSMEEINEQVTLITEAISIIDQIAFQTNILSLNAAVEAATAGEAGKGFAVVAAEVRNLANRSAEAANEIKTLVETATSKANEGKNVSSLMIEGYSHLNENINQTTNLISNVETASREQLQGIEQINIAINQLDKQTQENAMIAAQTNDVAITTDKISKLIVTNANDKEFKGKEEVKAKEDI; translated from the coding sequence ATGACAATTAAGAATAAATTAATATTTTTAACTATGTCTGTATTGGCGGGTTTTATCACTTTAGTTTTAACAGAAACCTACAAAGAGAGTAAGATTAACACTCTTAATAAAGCTTTTTTATCTATTGAAGAGATAAAAATAAGTGAATTAGAATTAAGAAAGAGTGAAAAAGACTTCTTACAAAGAAATGAATTAAAATATGTAGAAAGATTCAATAAAAGCTACAAAGAATTAACGCAACAAAATAAAGAGATTCTTGTTACTTTAAATGACTTAGGAATGGAAACAAAAAACATTCTTAGCTTTATTGAAATTAGTAAAAAATATAATGAAATTTTTCAAGAGATTGTAAAAATTGATTTAGTTATTGGTCTTGATGAAAATAGTGGTTTAAGAAAAGAGTTAAGAGCTAGTGTTCATAAAGTACAAGAAGATGTAAAAAGTTCTAATGATTATATTATGCTTACTTCTATTCTTGAATTAAGAAAAGATGAAAAAGACTTTTTCTTACGAAAAGATTTAAAATATGTTAAAAACTTTGAAAAAAATATAAATAAACTTATTTCAAATAGTTCGAATGAAGAGTATAAAAAAAACCTTCTAAACTATAAAAATAGCTTCTTAAAAGTTGTAAACTTTGAAGAACAAAAAGGTTTAACTGTACATGATGGACTACTTGAAAATCTAAGAAAAACCATTCATTCTACTGAGACTGTTTTGGAAACATTACATGATACTATTGTTGCAGAAACAGAAGAGAAATCATCTTTTTTCAATACTTTGACAATAATAATTATCTTACTTAATATTTTAGTTATTATCTCTATTTCTTATTTTATTTCAAAAGATATAATTAAATCACTTAAAACTTTTCAAGAAGGTCTATTATCATTTTTTGCATATCTAAATAGAGAAAATGATGAAATTATTCATTTAAATGATACAAAAAATGATGAGTTTTCTCAAATGGCTAAAGTTGTAAATAAAAATATAGAAAAAGCAAAACACAATATAGAAGAAGATAAAAAACTAATTGAAGAGACAATTTTAGTATTATCTGAATTCGAGAATGGAGATTTATCTCAAAGATTAAAAACTACTGTTTCAAATCCTGCATTACTTGAACTAAAAGAAGTATTAAACAAAATGGCAGAAAAATTAGAATTAAATATAGCAAATATTTTAAAAGTTTTAGACCATTATTCAAACTACAACTATCTATCAAAAATAGATGAAAATAGTTTAAAAGAACATCTTTTAAAACTAGCTACAGGAGTTAATAATTTAGGGGATTCTATTACAAGTATGTTAATAGAAAATAAAGCAAACGGATTAACCCTTGAAAAAAGTTCAAATATTTTATTAAGAAATGTAGATAAGTTAAATAGAAGTTCAACAGATGCAGCAAGTTCTTTAGAAGAGACAGCAGCAGCATTAGAAGAAATTACAAGTACAATTAGAAATAACAGTGAAAGCATTTCAAAGATGTCATCACTTTCTACTGATGTAAAGGCTTCAGCAAGTCAAGGAATCAACTTAGCTAATAAAACAGCACAATCAATGGAAGAGATAAATGAACAAGTAACACTAATTACTGAAGCAATTTCAATTATTGACCAAATTGCTTTTCAAACAAATATTCTTTCACTAAATGCAGCAGTTGAAGCAGCTACTGCTGGAGAAGCTGGTAAAGGATTTGCCGTTGTTGCAGCTGAAGTTAGAAATCTTGCTAATAGATCAGCTGAAGCGGCAAATGAGATTAAAACTTTAGTAGAGACTGCTACAAGTAAAGCAAATGAAGGTAAAAATGTCTCTTCTTTAATGATTGAAGGGTATTCACACTTAAATGAGAATATTAATCAAACTACTAATCTAATTTCAAATGTTGAAACTGCTTCAAGAGAACAATTACAAGGAATTGAACAGATTAATATTGCAATTAATCAATTAGATAAACAGACACAAGAAAATGCAATGATTGCAGCACAAACAAATGATGTAGCAATTACAACAGATAAAATTTCTAAATTAATCGTAACAAATGCAAATGATAAAGAGTTTAAAGGGAAAGAAGAAGTAAAAGCTAAAGAAGATATCTAA
- a CDS encoding sensor histidine kinase has product MYNFFVTFVVVIAINLLIPSKAYSSHFTHDIEHHILDEIFYYKDNTSNKSISDIIKINKWQKSTNISFGYSKDPFWIKLDFKSLEDKNKHFLVFHDYLIDKVNIYYVKDNSVKKEFTWGLKSDSNKNAIHFRKASFPLDNELDSIYLKVHSQNYPITSNVELYDEINFYKMMGFDTALTNIFFVIIFLMLFYHAFLYFITKVKIYIYYSVYLILLIITASFSTNFIHLYLLTEPLSNLQISIFQFIGLLMIFSLIYIMKPFLKIKVLCEKILNINILLLFSLFIIGRLYLLITNNISETLSLLLNFSFILLIATVIFILLKTYKNSLFSSISMIIWFPLFSMFLLFASNQFFVFVDPLLIEYLLKFVFIYETIIISLIIAYKVKNLEEKSIQLELKAKENEIFMLRTTKLAAMGEMINNIAHQWKQPLARVNSILFDMNYSIEKCTKQDFQKAIDLIENEVIEMSKTISSFSQYFHPKKVITFFKISEVIEEQIKYFTSDFNKNQIELSLNYENDISTEGYKEEYSQVVSVILQNAIDSLKTNKVNNPKITIYIHNKENLPLLEIENNGEKIKQEDINRVFEPYFTTKNDKHNNGIGLYMSKMLIEDGMKKRLLVENTKNGVKFSILG; this is encoded by the coding sequence ATGTATAATTTTTTTGTTACATTTGTTGTTGTAATTGCAATCAACCTACTAATCCCTTCTAAAGCTTATAGCTCACATTTTACACATGATATTGAACATCATATTTTAGATGAAATCTTTTATTATAAAGATAATACTTCAAATAAATCAATATCAGATATTATTAAAATAAATAAATGGCAAAAAAGTACAAATATATCTTTTGGATATTCCAAAGACCCTTTTTGGATTAAACTTGATTTCAAAAGCTTAGAAGATAAAAATAAACATTTTTTAGTATTTCATGACTATTTAATAGATAAGGTTAATATCTATTATGTAAAAGATAATAGTGTAAAAAAAGAATTTACTTGGGGTTTAAAAAGTGATTCAAATAAAAATGCAATTCATTTTAGAAAAGCTTCTTTCCCTTTAGATAATGAGCTTGATTCTATTTATTTAAAAGTTCACAGTCAAAACTATCCTATTACATCAAATGTAGAGTTATATGATGAAATAAACTTTTATAAAATGATGGGCTTTGATACAGCACTTACAAATATATTTTTTGTAATAATCTTTCTTATGCTTTTTTATCATGCTTTTTTATATTTTATTACAAAAGTAAAAATATATATTTACTATTCTGTTTATTTAATTTTATTAATTATCACAGCCTCTTTTTCAACTAATTTTATTCATTTATACCTTTTAACCGAACCATTAAGTAATCTACAAATATCTATTTTCCAATTTATTGGGTTATTGATGATTTTCTCTTTGATTTATATTATGAAACCATTTTTAAAAATAAAAGTTCTTTGTGAAAAAATTTTAAATATAAATATATTACTTCTATTTTCACTCTTTATTATAGGAAGACTCTATTTATTAATAACAAACAATATAAGTGAAACTCTATCTTTATTATTAAACTTTTCATTTATTTTACTAATTGCAACAGTGATTTTTATTCTTTTAAAAACTTATAAAAATTCACTTTTTTCTTCTATTTCAATGATAATTTGGTTTCCTTTATTTTCAATGTTTTTACTTTTTGCATCAAATCAATTTTTTGTTTTTGTAGACCCTTTATTAATTGAGTATTTATTAAAATTTGTTTTTATTTATGAGACTATTATTATCTCACTTATTATTGCTTATAAAGTAAAAAATCTTGAAGAGAAAAGTATTCAGCTAGAATTAAAAGCTAAAGAGAATGAGATTTTTATGTTAAGAACAACAAAACTTGCAGCAATGGGAGAGATGATAAATAATATTGCTCATCAATGGAAACAACCTCTTGCAAGAGTAAACTCAATTCTTTTTGATATGAATTATTCTATTGAAAAATGTACTAAACAAGATTTTCAAAAAGCTATTGACTTAATAGAAAATGAAGTAATTGAAATGTCAAAAACAATCTCTAGTTTTTCTCAATATTTTCATCCTAAAAAAGTTATAACTTTTTTTAAAATAAGTGAAGTAATTGAAGAACAAATTAAATATTTTACAAGTGACTTTAATAAAAATCAAATAGAACTTTCTTTAAACTACGAAAATGATATTTCAACTGAAGGTTATAAAGAAGAGTATTCACAAGTAGTTTCTGTAATTCTTCAAAATGCTATTGATAGTTTAAAGACAAACAAAGTTAATAATCCTAAAATTACAATTTATATACATAATAAAGAAAATTTACCATTATTAGAAATAGAAAATAATGGAGAAAAAATAAAACAAGAGGATATTAATAGAGTTTTTGAACCATACTTTACAACTAAAAATGATAAACACAATAATGGTATTGGTTTATATATGTCAAAAATGTTAATTGAAGATGGAATGAAAAAAAGACTATTAGTTGAAAATACAAAAAATGGAGTTAAATTCTCTATATTAGGATAA
- a CDS encoding glutathione peroxidase yields MSIYDFKVKNIEEKEISLSKYKGKVLLIVNVASKCGFTSQYEGLENLYQKLKDKDFMILGFPSNQFGNQEPGTNEEIAQFCRLTYGVDFDMFAKIDVNGEKEEPLYTYLKKEASGILGTQKIKWNFTKFLINKEGKVIKRYGSMTKPEDIEKDILKLL; encoded by the coding sequence ATGAGTATTTATGATTTTAAAGTAAAAAATATAGAAGAAAAAGAGATTTCTTTATCGAAATACAAAGGAAAAGTTTTACTTATTGTAAATGTAGCAAGCAAGTGTGGATTCACTTCTCAATATGAAGGTTTAGAAAATTTATATCAAAAACTTAAAGATAAAGATTTTATGATTTTAGGTTTCCCTTCTAATCAATTTGGGAATCAAGAACCAGGGACAAATGAAGAGATTGCTCAATTTTGTAGATTAACTTATGGAGTTGATTTTGATATGTTTGCAAAAATTGATGTAAATGGAGAAAAAGAAGAACCTTTATATACATATTTAAAAAAAGAGGCTTCAGGTATTTTAGGAACTCAAAAAATCAAATGGAATTTTACAAAATTTTTAATCAATAAAGAGGGAAAAGTTATTAAAAGATATGGTTCAATGACAAAACCAGAAGATATAGAGAAGGATATTTTAAAACTTCTATAG